The following coding sequences lie in one Arachis ipaensis cultivar K30076 chromosome B03, Araip1.1, whole genome shotgun sequence genomic window:
- the LOC107631869 gene encoding vacuolar amino acid transporter 1 isoform X1 produces the protein MEIQNHQVQVSCSSGESLRGGTSFFKTCLNGLNALSGVGILSMPYAVSQGGWTSLILLLIVATVCWYTGLLLQRCMDAHPLIKSYPDIGNVAFGYKGRVVVAIFMYLELYLIAVEFLILEGDNLEKLFPNMNFKIAGLRIRGKAGFVLLTALVILPTTWLKSLGVLAYISVGGVVASLILIVCVVCVGEVDEIGFHQKGELVNWKGLPSTVSLFAFCYCGHAVFPTLRNSMKDRTQFYKVLMVCFITSTITYGSMAIIGYKMFGEHVNSQVTLNLPTKKISTKIAIYTTLINPFTKYAVIITPIANAIEETLPLLYKGRPIVILIRTTIVLSTLLVALFIPFFAYVMAFIGAFLSVAGSWIFPCLCHLKMNKAAQKFGMELVIIIGILFTGSIIAVVGTYISIIQIIRDIKL, from the exons ATGGAGATTCAAAACCATCAAGTCCAAGTTTCCTGTTCATCAGGAGAATCCCTTAGAGGAGGAACATCCTTCTTCAAAACATGTTTGAACGGACTCAATGCCTTGTCAG GTGTTGGGATACTCTCAATGCCATATGCAGTGTCTCAAGGAGGGTGGACGAGTTTAATTTTGCTCCTCATTGTTGCTACTGTGTGTTGGTACACAGGATTGCTTCTTCAAAGGTGCATGGACGCACATCCATTAATCAAATCCTACCCTGACATAGGCAATGTTGCTTTCGGTTACAAAGGAAGAGTTGTGGTAGCCATTTTCATGTACTTAGAGCTCTATTTAATTGCGGTAGAATTTCTCATTCTAGAAGGTGACAACCTTGAGAAGTTGTTTCCAAATATGAATTTCAAGATTGCTGGCCTTAGAATCCGAGGCAAAGCCGGTTTTGTCTTGCTAACTGCGCTCGTGATACTGCCAACCACTTGGTTGAAAAGCTTGGGAGTTTTGGCCTACATTTCTGTTGGTGGGGTTGTGGCTTCTCTTATTTTGATTGTTTGTGTTGTTTGTGTTGGTGAAGTTGATGAAATTGGGTTTCATCAGAAAGGAGAGTTAGTTAATTGGAAAGGGTTGCCTTCTACTGTAAGTCTCTTTGCATTTTGTTACTGTGGACATGCAGTCTTTCCTACACTGCGCAATTCCATGAAAGATAGAACTCAATTCTACAAG GTTTTGATGGTATGCTTCATCACAAGCACTATAACCTATGGGTCCATGGCTATTATAGGGTACAAGATGTTTGGAGAACATGTGAACTCTCAAGTAACCTTAAATCttccaacaaaaaaaataagCACTAAGATAGCAATTTACACCACATTAATTAACCCTTTTACCAAGTATGCTGTTATAATCACCCCAATAGCCAATGCGATTGAAGAAACATTACCACTTTTATATAAGGGTAGACCTATTGTCATCCTCATCAGAACAACCATTGTGCTAAGCACCTTGCTTGTGGCATTATTCATTCCTTTTTTTGCCTATGTTATGGCGTTTATCGGCGCATTCTTGAGTGTGGCAGGTTCATGGATTTTTCCATGTTTATGCCACTTGAAGATGAATAAAGCAGCTCAAAAGTTTGGAATGGAATTGGTTATTATCATAGGAATTCTGTTTACAGGGTCCATTATTGCTGTAGTTGGTACCTATATCTCCATAATTCAGATAATACGTGACATCAAGCTATGA
- the LOC107634778 gene encoding extracellular ribonuclease LE, producing the protein MESKGSILMLLKLVVLQYLAVVCVSXXXXXXXYILQWPGSYCDTKSSCCYPTSGKPAADFGIHGLWPNNNDGSYPSNCDSNNAFQPSLVSDLRSSLQRNWATLACPSGNGIEFWSHEWEKHGTCSESILEQHDYFQTALNLKQRANILRVLTNAGIAPNGNAYSLSSIKGAIKQGVGYTPYIECNVDSSGNSQLYQVYLCVDASASRFIECPVFPNAKCASQIQFPPF; encoded by the exons ATGGAATCTAAGGGGTCGATATTGATGTTGTTGAAGCTTGTGGTGCTTCAGTACTTGGCAGTTGTGTGTGTCTCACNNNNNNNNNNNNNNNNNN aatatatattgcAGTGGCCAGGATCTTACTGTGACACAAAGAGCAGTTGCTGCTACCCAACAAGCGGGAAACCCGCTGCAGATTTCGGCATTCATGGCCTCTGGCCTAACAACAATGATGGGTCTTACCCTTCTAACTGTGACTCTAACAATGCTTTTCAACCATCTCTGGTATCAGATCTGAGAAGCAGCTTACAAAGAAACTGGGCCACGCTGGCATGTCCAAGTGGGAATGGGATAGAATTCTGGAGCCATGAATGGGAGAAGCATGGAACTTGCTCAGAGTCAATATTGGAGCAACATGACTACTTCCAAACAGCTCTGAATCTGAAACAGAGAGCCAATATCCTGAGAGTTCTTACAAATGCAGGAATAGCGCCAAATGGGAATGCATACAGCTTGAGCAGCATAAAGGGAGCCATCAAGCAAGGAGTAGGGTACACTCCATACATAGAGTGCAACGTGGACTCCTCAGGGAACAGCCAGCTGTACCAAGTGTACCTGTGTGTCGATGCATCTGCTTCACGCTTCATTGAATGCCCTGTCTTCCCCAACGCCAAATGTGCTTCCCAGATTCAGTTCCCTCCATTCTAG
- the LOC107631868 gene encoding beta-1,3-galactosyltransferase GALT1 — MKKWYGRIVMASLFMLFMVLLLRYSFMKYPNGATYLTLVPVSLNNKTDPIKWIDPMVSPVQSPNNDSQVVPSDIVVSSLFSMNNFTKQEQQTMQTWNKLKHLLDHTKGLPNAVEAVKEAKGAWNSLVCLIEEQREGYRNESLRLKEKQCPYFLNNMNSTELGSGSYKLRFPCGLTQGSSISVIGVPKGLLGDFRIDLTGEPLAGEPDPPIVLHYNVRLHGDKITQDPVIVQNTWTKDQDWGAEERCPSLAPENAKKVDELEQCNKIVGKNMEGNGMQSHTSRKLSAPKEEQLKNRKYFPFKQGDPFVATIRVGSEGIQMTVDGKHITSFAFRQTLEAWLVSEMRISGDVELISVLASGLPTSEDSEHIADIESLKSTPISANTPLDLFIGVFSTANNFERRMAVRRTWMQYNAIRSNQTAAVRFFVGLHKNQIVNEELWKESQTYGDIQLMPFVDYYSIISWKTLAICIFGTEIVSARFVMKTDDDSFVRVDQVLDTLYRINVDHGLLYGLINSDSRPHRSADSKWYISREEWSDETYPPWAHGPGYVVSHDIASMVYKKYTQGQLKMFKLEDVAMGIWISEMKKGGLQVRYEKESRVYNVGCKDGYVVAHYQDPRQMLCLWQKLELRQGPKCCANRRRR, encoded by the exons atgaagaagtgGTATGGCAGGATTGTGATGGCAtcattgttcatgttgttcatgGTTCTGCTCCTTAGATACAGTTTCATGAAATACCCTAACGGGGCAACATATCTCACTCTAGTTCCTGTTTCTTTGAACAACAAAACTGATCCTATAAAGTGGATTGATCCTATGGTTTCACCTGTTCAGAGTCCAAACAATGATTCTCAAGTTGTTCCTTCAGACATTGTAGTATCTAGCCTGTTTTCCATGAACAATTTCACCAAACAAGAGCAACAAACTATGCAGACATGGAACAAGTTAAAACACTTGCTTGATCATACTAAGGGATTGCCTAATGCTGTGGAAGCTGTTAAAGAAGCTAAAGGCGCATGGAATAGTCTTGTTTGCTTAATAGAAGAACAAAGGGAAGGTTATAGGAATGAGAGTTTAAGATTGAAGGAGAAACAATGTCCCTATTTTCTTAACAATATGAATTCCACAGAACTTGGTAGTGGTAGTTACAAGCTGAGGTTTCCATGTGGCCTCACACAAGGTTCTTCCATATCTGTTATTGGTGTTCCCAAAGGGCTACTAGGCGATTTTCGGATTGACTTGACTGGAGAACCCCTTGCCGGAGAACCTGATCCTCCAATTGTTTTGCATTACAATGTTAGGCTCCATGGCGATAAGATCACCCAAGATCCTGTGATTGTTCAGAATACTTGGACAAAAGATCAAGATTGGGGTGCAGAGGAACGTTGCCCTTCTCTTGCTCCTGAAAATGCTAAGAAAG TTGATGAGTTGGAGCAGTGCAATAAGATTGTGGGAAAGAACATGGAGGGAAATGGCATGCAGTCCCACACTTCTAGGAAACTTTCAGCACCAAAAGAGGAAcaattgaaaaacagaaaatattttccttttaagcAAGGCGATCCATTTGTTGCAACTATTAGAGTTGGATCAGAGGGAATCCAAATGACTGTTGATGGAAAACACATAACTTCATTCGCTTTTCGCCAA ACTTTGGAGGCATGGCTTGTGAGTGAGATGAGAATTTCAGGAGATGTTGAGTTAATTTCTGTCCTTGCCAGTGGTCTTCCTACATCAGAGGATTCAGAGCATATTGCTGATATAGAATCACTGAAATCTACTCCTATATCTGCCAATACCCCATTGGATCTCTTCATTGGTGTTTTCTCTACAGCTAACAATTTCGAGCGTAGGATGGCTGTTAGAAGAACATGGATGCAGTACAATGCAATTCGATCCAATCAAACTGCGGCCGTGCGCTTCTTCGTTGGTTTG CATAAGAACCAAATTGTAAATGAAGAATTGTGGAAAGAATCACAAACCTATGGTGACATTCAGCTAATGCCATTTGTTGACTACTATAGCATCATCTCATGGAAAACTTTAGCAATCTGCATTTTTGGG ACAGAGATTGTTTCAGCAAGGTTTGTGATGAAGACAGACGATGATTCATTCGTTCGTGTGGATCAAGTTCTGGACACTTTGTATCGGATCAATGTGGATCATGGCTTGCTGTACGGACTCATCAATTCAGATTCTCGACCTCATCGAAGTGCTGATAGTAAATGGTACATCAGCCGGGAG GAATGGAGTGATGAAACATATCCTCCATGGGCACACGGTCCAGGGTATGTGGTCTCACATGACATAGCAAGCATGGTGTACAAGAAATACACGCAAGGCCAATTGAAG ATGTTCAAACTAGAAGACGTGGCAATGGGAATATGGATATCAGAGATGAAGAAGGGAGGGCTACAAGTTCGGTACGAGAAAGAAAGCAGAGTCTATAATGTGGGTTGCAAGGATGGCTACGTGGTTGCACATTACCAAGATCCTAGGCAGATGCTTTGTTTGTGGCAGAAACTTGAGCTTCGTCAAGGTCCAAAATGCTGTGCTAATCGTAGAAGAAGATGA
- the LOC107631867 gene encoding myb family transcription factor PHL8 isoform X1, whose product MENVQSSMHLVLSTDAKPRLKWTPELHQRFIEAINQLGGSEKATPKSLMRVMGIPGLTLYHLKSHLQKYRLGKSQPQLEICSGNNKHEDCREMKNSEGPCSSREESIGTQNEMTESMQIAEALQMQMEVQKKLYEQIEVQRHLQLKIEAQGKYLQSVLHKAQETLAGMINNGSPGSPPISELTETRGGISWSCGQRKQNRGTMCSLEIESSLTSSESSMDQRPNSTNTTNTASLELLPLFKESKEQEDESIIGRKRSSSCCVDQPSKMSRSELVSDIIDLNSEQIDLNCSSSFWEQ is encoded by the exons ATGGAAAATGTGCAAAGTAGCATGCACTTGGTTCTCTCAACTGATGCAAAGCCAAGGCTCAAATGGACTCCTGAACTTCACCAAAGATTCATTGAGGCAATTAATCAGCTTGGAGGTTCAGAAA AAGCAACACCAAAGAGTCTTATGAGGGTGATGGGGATTCCTGGACTCACTTTGTACCATCTCAAGAGCCATTTACAG AAATATAGACTTGGGAAAAGCCAACCCCAACTTGAAATCTGTTCTGGCAACAACAAACATGAAG ATTGCAGAGAAATGAAGAACAGTGAAGGTCCTTGTAGCAGCAGGGAAGAAAGTATTGGGACACAGAATGAGATGACTGA AAGCATGCAAATTGCTGAGGCTCTCCAAATGCAAATGGAAGTGCAGAAGAAACTTTATGAGCAAATTGAG GTGCAGAGACATTTGCAGCTTAAGATTGAAGCACAAGGGAAGTACTTGCAATCAGTACTACACAAGGCACAAGAAACACTTGCAGGAATGATCAACAATGGCAGCCCGGGATCTCCTCCGATTTCGGAACTGACAGAAACAAGAGGAGGGATCAGTTGGAGCTGTGGGCAGAGGAAACAGAACAGAGGAACCATGTGTTCACTTGAAATTGAAAGTTCTTTGACATCTTCTGAAAGCTCAATGGATCAAAGGCCTAATAGTACTAACACTACTAATACTGCTTCACTTGAATTGTTGCCACTCTTCAAAGAATCTAAGGAACAGGAAGATGAATCTATTATTGGTAGAAAGAGGAGTTCAAGCTGCTGTGTTGATCAGCCATCAAAGATGAGCAGATCTGAATTAGTGTCAGATATCATTGACTTGAATTCAGAACAAATAGATTTAAATTGCAGTTCAAGCTTCTGGGAACAATGA
- the LOC107631867 gene encoding myb family transcription factor PHL8 isoform X2 yields the protein MENVQSSMHLVLSTDAKPRLKWTPELHQRFIEAINQLGGSEKATPKSLMRVMGIPGLTLYHLKSHLQKYRLGKSQPQLEICSGNNKHEDCREMKNSEGPCSSREESIGTQNEMTESMQIAEALQMQMEVQKKLYEQIERHLQLKIEAQGKYLQSVLHKAQETLAGMINNGSPGSPPISELTETRGGISWSCGQRKQNRGTMCSLEIESSLTSSESSMDQRPNSTNTTNTASLELLPLFKESKEQEDESIIGRKRSSSCCVDQPSKMSRSELVSDIIDLNSEQIDLNCSSSFWEQ from the exons ATGGAAAATGTGCAAAGTAGCATGCACTTGGTTCTCTCAACTGATGCAAAGCCAAGGCTCAAATGGACTCCTGAACTTCACCAAAGATTCATTGAGGCAATTAATCAGCTTGGAGGTTCAGAAA AAGCAACACCAAAGAGTCTTATGAGGGTGATGGGGATTCCTGGACTCACTTTGTACCATCTCAAGAGCCATTTACAG AAATATAGACTTGGGAAAAGCCAACCCCAACTTGAAATCTGTTCTGGCAACAACAAACATGAAG ATTGCAGAGAAATGAAGAACAGTGAAGGTCCTTGTAGCAGCAGGGAAGAAAGTATTGGGACACAGAATGAGATGACTGA AAGCATGCAAATTGCTGAGGCTCTCCAAATGCAAATGGAAGTGCAGAAGAAACTTTATGAGCAAATTGAG AGACATTTGCAGCTTAAGATTGAAGCACAAGGGAAGTACTTGCAATCAGTACTACACAAGGCACAAGAAACACTTGCAGGAATGATCAACAATGGCAGCCCGGGATCTCCTCCGATTTCGGAACTGACAGAAACAAGAGGAGGGATCAGTTGGAGCTGTGGGCAGAGGAAACAGAACAGAGGAACCATGTGTTCACTTGAAATTGAAAGTTCTTTGACATCTTCTGAAAGCTCAATGGATCAAAGGCCTAATAGTACTAACACTACTAATACTGCTTCACTTGAATTGTTGCCACTCTTCAAAGAATCTAAGGAACAGGAAGATGAATCTATTATTGGTAGAAAGAGGAGTTCAAGCTGCTGTGTTGATCAGCCATCAAAGATGAGCAGATCTGAATTAGTGTCAGATATCATTGACTTGAATTCAGAACAAATAGATTTAAATTGCAGTTCAAGCTTCTGGGAACAATGA